A segment of the Candidatus Effluviviaceae Genus V sp. genome:
GGGTAGGTCGCCTGGACGGCGCGGTTGAGAAGCGGATGTCTGGGCGATCTCAGAAGCTCGTTCCAGTCCTCCCGCCCGAGGCCGCCGACGATCGCGTTCGGGTCGGGAGACGGGTGGGACGCCATCACCAGGACGTCGCCGGTTCCGGGCTCGATACCGACGATCGCTCCGGCCTCGTACTGCTGCAGGAGCCTCTCGGCCGTCCTCTGTGCCGGCATGTCGATCGTCAGAATGAGATTGTGCCCGGGTCTCGCCTCCCTGGCGAGGCCTCCCGCGAAGGGGTAGATCTCACGGCCGGCGGCGTCGACGACCCAGTACTCCGCTCCGTCGCGGCCGTTCAGCAGCAGCTCGTATCGCTTCTCCAGTCCCGTCTTGCCGACGATGTCTCCCTGCGTGTATCCGAGGGGCTCGACCTCCTCGAGCTCCGAGTCCGATATCTCGGCGACGTAGCCGATGGCATGCGTCGCGAGGTCTCCCTGAGCGTAGCGGCGGGTGGCCGTCATGACGACCTTGACGCCCGGCAGCTCGGAACGGTGCTCCTCGATCCGGGCGACCTCGTCGAACTCGGCATCCTCAAGGAGCACGACGCTGCCGTAGAACCTCGAACGGCTCTCCTGGAGCTTCGAGGCGACGAACGACGGCGGGAGGTCGAGCAGGTCGGCGAGTCGCCCGGCGACCTCATCATCGTTGCGATCGCGGACACGGGAGAGCGTGATGGAGAGCGACGCTCTGTTGTCGGCGAGCGTGATGCCGTTCCGGTCGAGGATGAGGCCCCTCGGCGCGCGCACCTCGAATCCCTGGACGTAGTTCTCCTCCGACAGCTCCCGGTAGATGGTCCCGCGCGCGAGCTGGAGCCATCCGAGCCGTCCGATGATGAGCACGAAGAGGGCGAACGTCGCGATGCGCAGCACCCGGGACCGGCGCCTTGCTACATCGCTTCCTCCGGCATGATCACCCGAGTGAGCCACCCGACACCTCTCTCAGGCCCAGAGCGCGGGCGAGCGCGTAGATGACGACGCCGATGGCCGCCGTGTAAAGCGCTCCGGGGATACTGTAGCGGATGATGAAGCGGCCGAACATGTCGAGGTGGTTCCTGTAGTAGCCGAGGTAGTAGATGACGTCGTGGAGCAGGGTCGCCGCGAAGATGACGGCGCATTGTACGAGGACCGAGGCGCGCACGAGGTGGTTCCAGACGCGGAACGTGGCCAGGCCCGTGATCGACAGGGCCAGTGCATTGAGCCCGAGGTAGCTCGGGATGTCGGCATCGGAGGCGACGCCCATCAGGAAGCCGGCGACGATCGCCTGCCTTCCACCCACCAGCAGGCTGCCGTAGACGACCACCAGGACGAGG
Coding sequences within it:
- the mreD gene encoding rod shape-determining protein MreD, whose amino-acid sequence is MRIGLFSAIAFAAVILDSALAPEIEILGARPDLLVLVVVYGSLLVGGRQAIVAGFLMGVASDADIPSYLGLNALALSITGLATFRVWNHLVRASVLVQCAVIFAATLLHDVIYYLGYYRNHLDMFGRFIIRYSIPGALYTAAIGVVIYALARALGLREVSGGSLG